GATGCTTACGTGCTTGAGAAGTGCGTTATGGGAGCTCATGGCTCAATCCTGCTACCTGTGCCTGCGTGCGTCCACCCCTGATCTAGGTTTTGCCGCGGCGCCGTCGTAGACTGGAGTTGTTCGAAGATATGTTCGAATAGTTACTGGCGGGTTGATACAGCCGGTTTATTCAGATGGTGTGGTCCGGGAGGCGCGGTGGGCATGTTCAGCGAGTCGGTGGACGTCGTCTGCACACCCTCGGGCCAGCCCTTGAAGCTTGACTGGGCCGGCCGCCACTACACCGTGTGCGCGGAACCGGTCCGCTGGTACGAGCGGCGCCAATGGTGGGCCGAGGAACAGCGGGCACCCCTGGGGAGCGGCCCGGGACTCGTGGACCACGAGATCTGGCGGGTGCAGGTGCGCCCAGCAGATTCCCCTGAACCTGACAGCCTCACCCTCGACCTCACCCGACATGTGGGCAGCGGACGCTGGCGCCTGCTGCGGATCCATGACGCCCTGCTCCCGGTCCGGAAGTCCGAACCGGCATGAGCTTCACGCATCTCCATGTCTCCACCGCCTTCAGTGCCCACTACGGGGTCTCCTGGCCGGATGAGCTGGCCGTCGCCGCGGCCGCAGACGGGGCGACGGCGCTCGCCTGCACGGACCGCGACGGCCTCTACGGGACGGTCAAGCACTTGAAAGCCTGCATGGCCGCCGGGCTGGACCCGATCGTTGGGGTGGACCTTGCGGTCTTCGACGACGACGGCGACCTCCGCACCCAGGTGGGCGGGCGCGTCGTCGTCCTGGCCCACGGGCACAACGACGGCGCCGGCTACCGGGCGCTGTGCCGGCTGATCTCCGATGCGCATGCCCGCACCACGGGCAAGGCCGGGGGAGCGGTGCCCGTGGCCGTGACGCGCGCCGAACTGGCCTCCCGCACCCTGCACCCCGAAACCCTCAAGCCGGTGCTGACCGTGCTGATCGGTCCGGACTCCGACGTCGGACGTGCCATGGGCGGGAGGCGCTACCTGCGCCCCCGCACCCTGTTCAAACGGTGGCTCGATGCCATGCCGCCCGGAACGATCGCCGCGGAGGTGGTCAGCCAGCTCAGCCCGCCGGGTGAACCGCTCAGCACCGCCCACGCGGTGCGGATGCTCAAGCTTGCCGCGGAACACGGGGTTCCCGCCGTCCTGACCAATGCCGTGCGGTATGTCGCCGAGGACGGGGCGGCCACCGCGGACGTACTGGATTCCGCCCGCACCCTGAAATCGCTCCCCGAACTCTCCGCCGCCCCGCTGCTCCAGCCCAACGGGCAGGGCTGGCTGAAATCCGCGGCTCAGATGTTCCAGCTGGGCAAGGAGATCATGCACGCCGCCGGGTACGGCGCCGCGGACCTCAAGAGCCTGATGGCGCAGACCGGGGCGCTCGCGGACCGCTGCCGGATGGACCCCGTGACGGACATGGGATGGAAACAGCCAGTGGTCCCGGAAGCCTCCGTGATCGGCATCGCCGGGGACCCCCTCGTGGAGCTCAGCCAGCGCTGCGAAGCGGGCATCAGCAGGAGGTTCCCGGGCATCACCGGCAAACCCGCCGGGGAGCTGCGCTCGCGGCTGGAGCACGAGCTGAGGATCATCGACTCCCTGGGCTTCGCCGCCTACTTCCTGACCGTGGCTGAGGTGTCCCGGATGATCCTGGACATGGGCGTCCGGGCCGCGGCCCGCGGGTCGGGTGCCTCCAGCCTGGTCAACTACCTGATCGACGTCAGCCAGGTGAACCCGCTGCAGCACGACCTCATCTTCGAGCGCTTCCTGTCCCGGGACCGCGCCACCCTGCCGGACATCGACATCGACGTCGAAAGCGCCGAAAGGCACAACGTGTACCGGAAGATCTTTGAGCGATTCGGCTCCGAGCGCGTCACGCTGATGAGCATGCAAAATGGCTACCGCGCCCGCGGTGCCGTGCGCGACGCCGGCCTGGCGCTGGGCATGGAGGAGGGCGAGATCGGGGACATCGCCAAGCAGCTGTGGCGGTTCTCGGCCCGGAACTTCCGCGAAGCCCTCGAGGAGAAGCCCGAGCTGAAG
This DNA window, taken from Pseudarthrobacter sp. ATCC 49987, encodes the following:
- a CDS encoding DUF6504 family protein is translated as MGMFSESVDVVCTPSGQPLKLDWAGRHYTVCAEPVRWYERRQWWAEEQRAPLGSGPGLVDHEIWRVQVRPADSPEPDSLTLDLTRHVGSGRWRLLRIHDALLPVRKSEPA